One Campylobacter concisus DNA window includes the following coding sequences:
- a CDS encoding tyrosine-type recombinase/integrase, which translates to MKFPLDCKDSFENSFIFWLTRYVKFKLSSLSNKELRDPKALASVNFALSREIKNIEQLDGLVKSARNAGLTGINTYFNPLKKIYETMKFYELSSLKQIDEELLSEILASTTGGLSDASKKNYRISVINFFAFLDKQNEEDGKAHVFDINLKNWGGVSGNKGQKLPEFMGEEEVKKFLEAIEESDFKQNSNRNKLIIKVIIFTGIRVSEALNLKRKDITEDGDLFIIRIRGKGNKYRIVMIKRHLIEAHLNAIAINYINKEGYLFINKKGTRLTQAYVSRIVEQILFKAGIRKEKNGAHMLRHTFATMLYKKQKDLVLVQEALGHASLNTSRIYTHFDSDKLKLAAKVAEDLAN; encoded by the coding sequence ATGAAATTTCCGCTTGACTGCAAAGATAGTTTTGAAAACTCATTTATATTTTGGCTAACTCGCTATGTCAAATTTAAGCTTAGCTCGCTTTCAAACAAGGAGCTAAGAGACCCAAAAGCACTTGCAAGTGTAAATTTTGCCTTAAGCCGCGAGATAAAAAACATAGAGCAGCTTGATGGGCTGGTAAAAAGCGCAAGAAATGCAGGACTAACTGGCATAAATACCTACTTTAATCCGCTTAAAAAGATATATGAGACGATGAAATTTTATGAGCTTAGCAGCCTAAAACAGATAGATGAAGAGTTGCTAAGTGAAATTTTAGCAAGCACGACTGGCGGACTAAGTGACGCGAGCAAGAAAAACTACAGAATTTCAGTGATAAATTTCTTTGCCTTTTTAGACAAACAAAACGAAGAGGACGGCAAGGCTCATGTTTTTGATATAAATTTAAAAAACTGGGGCGGCGTTAGTGGCAACAAAGGGCAAAAGCTGCCTGAGTTTATGGGCGAAGAGGAGGTCAAGAAATTTCTTGAGGCGATCGAGGAGAGCGACTTTAAGCAAAACTCAAACCGCAACAAGCTAATCATCAAGGTCATTATCTTTACCGGAATTCGTGTGAGCGAGGCACTAAATTTAAAGAGAAAAGATATCACTGAAGATGGCGATCTTTTTATCATTAGGATCCGCGGCAAAGGCAACAAATACCGCATAGTAATGATAAAGCGACACCTAATCGAAGCTCATCTAAACGCAATCGCCATAAACTACATCAACAAAGAGGGCTATCTTTTTATAAATAAAAAAGGCACGAGGCTCACGCAAGCTTATGTTAGCCGCATAGTTGAGCAAATTTTATTTAAAGCAGGTATCAGAAAAGAGAAAAATGGCGCTCACATGCTGCGCCACACCTTTGCAACGATGCTTTATAAAAAGCAAAAAGACCTAGTGCTAGTGCAAGAAGCTCTTGGGCATGCAAGCCTAAACACCTCGCGAATTTACACGCACTTTGATAGTGATAAGCTAAAGCTTGCTGCAAAAGTGGCTGAGGATCTGGCAAACTAG
- a CDS encoding nickel-dependent hydrogenase large subunit → MSEKRIVIDPITRIEGHLRIEVVVDENNVVKEAYSGSTLWRGLEQIVKNRDPRDAGFFMQRICGVCTYSHYRAGIVAVEDALGIKPPLNAELTRTLMNAALYLHDHIVHFYQLHGMDWADVVSALSADVHKASEEAFKYTSTPFATGADKLKEVKERVEAFVKKGNLGPFANAYWGHSTYKFTPEQNLIVLSHYLECLRIQRTAAQMMAIFGAKNPHPQSLTVGGVTCVMDLMDPARMGEYMSKFAEIKEFVDRAYYPDILMAAKAYVNEPSVLNDVGVSNLFCYDEFLIGKNDHLFKGGIILNGDLSKVYDIDEDKITEEATRAWYKNDKALHPYDGETEANYTGLVDGESIDGEGKLAHSKLFDTKGKYSWIKAPRYDGMPMQVGPIASIVINYAKGNERVKKVVDEFLAKSGLPLSAVFSTLGRTAARMLEAKVVAEHTMDAFNALIENLKTDQETCTKYVIDNSKEYKGHFKGNAPRGALSHWCRIKDGVISNWQAVVPSTWNASPKDAKGQMGSYEACLVGMRIADLSKPLEIIRKIHSYDPCIACAVHVMDTKGNDLSTYKINPNL, encoded by the coding sequence ATGAGTGAAAAAAGAATAGTAATAGACCCTATAACACGTATCGAAGGGCACTTAAGAATAGAAGTCGTAGTCGATGAAAACAACGTTGTCAAAGAGGCTTACTCTGGCTCAACTCTTTGGAGGGGCTTAGAGCAGATAGTAAAAAACAGAGACCCAAGAGATGCTGGCTTTTTCATGCAAAGAATTTGCGGTGTTTGCACATACTCGCACTACCGAGCAGGCATAGTCGCAGTTGAAGACGCCCTTGGCATCAAGCCTCCGCTAAATGCTGAGCTAACTAGAACGCTTATGAATGCAGCTTTATATCTTCACGATCACATCGTGCACTTTTATCAGCTTCACGGCATGGACTGGGCAGATGTCGTCTCTGCACTAAGCGCAGACGTACATAAGGCTAGCGAGGAGGCGTTTAAATACACAAGCACGCCATTTGCCACGGGAGCTGATAAACTAAAAGAGGTAAAAGAGAGGGTTGAAGCCTTTGTTAAAAAGGGCAACCTTGGACCATTTGCCAACGCATACTGGGGACATAGCACATATAAATTTACTCCTGAGCAAAACTTAATCGTCCTCTCTCACTACTTGGAGTGCTTGAGAATTCAAAGAACAGCAGCCCAGATGATGGCTATCTTTGGCGCGAAAAACCCACACCCACAAAGCCTAACAGTTGGTGGCGTGACCTGCGTGATGGATCTTATGGATCCAGCTAGAATGGGCGAATATATGAGCAAATTTGCTGAGATCAAAGAATTTGTTGATAGAGCTTACTACCCAGACATCTTGATGGCAGCTAAGGCTTATGTAAACGAGCCAAGCGTTCTAAACGACGTTGGTGTATCAAATTTATTCTGCTACGATGAGTTTTTGATCGGCAAAAATGACCATCTATTTAAAGGTGGTATCATCTTAAATGGCGATCTTAGCAAGGTTTATGATATAGACGAAGACAAGATCACAGAAGAGGCGACAAGGGCTTGGTATAAAAATGACAAAGCACTTCACCCATATGATGGTGAAACCGAGGCAAACTACACTGGTCTTGTTGATGGCGAGAGCATCGACGGTGAGGGCAAGCTAGCTCACAGCAAGCTTTTTGACACAAAGGGCAAATATAGCTGGATCAAAGCGCCAAGATATGACGGCATGCCTATGCAAGTAGGACCGATCGCAAGCATCGTCATAAACTACGCTAAAGGCAACGAGAGAGTTAAAAAAGTAGTCGATGAGTTTTTAGCAAAGAGTGGCTTGCCACTAAGTGCAGTTTTCTCAACTCTAGGTAGAACCGCTGCTCGTATGCTTGAAGCAAAAGTGGTCGCAGAGCACACGATGGACGCATTTAATGCCTTAATCGAAAATTTAAAGACAGATCAAGAGACCTGCACAAAATATGTCATAGATAATAGCAAAGAGTATAAAGGCCACTTCAAAGGCAACGCTCCAAGAGGCGCGCTAAGCCACTGGTGCCGCATAAAAGATGGCGTCATCTCAAACTGGCAAGCAGTCGTGCCAAGCACTTGGAACGCCTCTCCAAAAGATGCCAAAGGTCAAATGGGTAGCTACGAGGCGTGCTTAGTTGGTATGAGGATCGCTGATCTTTCAAAACCACTTGAGATAATACGAAAAATTCACTCTTACGACCCTTGCATCGCGTGTGCCGTGCATGTTATGGACACGAAGGGAAATGATTTGAGTACTTATAAGATAAATCCAAATTTGTAA
- a CDS encoding hydrogenase small subunit: MNNDLRQKINRRLSELSALPKMKNDTSIAQLLKDKGFTRRDFMKWAGAMTAFMALPSAMTPMVARAAELSDRLPVIWLHMAECTGCSEGLLRTDAPSIDSLIFDYISLEYHETIMAAAGWQAEENLEHAIEKYKGRYILLVEGGVPTGATEHFLTVGPHGTSGKTHAVNASANAAAIFAIGTCSSFGGIQAAKPNPTNAVGLSKVTDKPVINVPGCPPSEKNIVGNVLHYLLFGTLPALDVYNRPKWAYGLRIHDLCERRGHFDAGEFVQSFGDEGAKNGYCLYKVGCKGPYTFNNCSRERFNQHTSWPVQAGHGCIGCSEPDFWDTMGPFEEPMADRLFDTVLGLGADNVSDKIGIGILALAGVGIAAHAALACMSKDKE, from the coding sequence ATGAATAATGACTTGCGTCAAAAGATAAATAGACGCTTAAGCGAACTTAGTGCATTGCCTAAGATGAAAAATGACACTAGTATTGCGCAGCTTTTAAAAGATAAGGGCTTTACTAGGCGTGATTTTATGAAGTGGGCTGGTGCGATGACAGCTTTTATGGCATTGCCAAGTGCGATGACGCCGATGGTTGCTCGCGCTGCTGAGCTAAGCGATAGGCTCCCAGTGATATGGCTTCATATGGCAGAATGCACTGGCTGTAGCGAGGGTTTGCTAAGAACTGACGCTCCAAGCATAGATAGCCTTATATTTGACTACATAAGCCTTGAATACCACGAAACTATCATGGCGGCTGCTGGCTGGCAGGCTGAGGAAAATTTAGAGCATGCGATAGAAAAATATAAAGGCAGATACATCCTGCTAGTTGAGGGTGGCGTCCCAACTGGAGCAACTGAGCACTTTTTAACAGTCGGACCTCACGGCACAAGCGGTAAAACTCACGCCGTAAATGCCTCTGCTAACGCGGCTGCTATCTTTGCCATTGGCACCTGTTCTAGCTTTGGCGGTATCCAAGCAGCTAAGCCAAATCCAACAAATGCAGTCGGACTTTCAAAGGTGACTGATAAACCAGTCATAAACGTGCCAGGCTGTCCTCCAAGCGAGAAAAACATCGTTGGCAACGTGCTTCACTACTTGCTATTTGGCACTTTGCCTGCACTTGATGTTTATAACAGACCTAAATGGGCTTATGGCTTAAGAATTCACGATCTTTGTGAGAGACGTGGTCACTTTGATGCGGGCGAGTTTGTCCAAAGCTTTGGCGATGAGGGTGCAAAAAATGGCTACTGCTTATACAAAGTAGGCTGTAAAGGCCCATATACATTTAACAACTGCTCACGCGAGAGATTTAATCAACACACATCATGGCCAGTTCAAGCAGGTCACGGCTGTATAGGCTGCTCAGAGCCAGACTTCTGGGATACGATGGGGCCGTTTGAAGAGCCGATGGCTGATAGGCTATTTGACACTGTTTTGGGGCTTGGCGCTGATAATGTAAGTGATAAAATAGGCATTGGAATTTTAGCACTTGCTGGTGTTGGCATAGCGGCTCACGCTGCACTAGCTTGTATGAGTAAAGATAAAGAATAA
- the cybH gene encoding Ni/Fe-hydrogenase, b-type cytochrome subunit, giving the protein MSHKNPDRISEYEFSIGVRLTHWIRFIAITLLIVSGYYISYVFMSPEITSEPTNFMQAKWRLAHQVAGFVLIAVFIFKFYLFVFDKHSKKEWMSVLDFLSPKVWIAQIKYYIFMGPHPHLRGVYNPLQFASYFFFYIILALICLTGLVLYAHVYHNGLGGAIYEPARYFEELMGGLANVRTIHRICMWIIMIFVPIHVYMAIFNAVKGKNGAMDAIVSGYKFVKEH; this is encoded by the coding sequence ATGTCACATAAAAATCCTGACAGGATCAGCGAATACGAATTCTCCATCGGCGTTAGGCTGACACACTGGATTAGATTTATAGCTATCACGCTTTTGATTGTGAGCGGCTACTACATCTCTTATGTCTTTATGAGTCCAGAGATCACGAGCGAGCCTACAAATTTCATGCAAGCAAAGTGGCGTTTGGCGCACCAGGTTGCTGGCTTTGTGCTAATAGCGGTATTTATCTTTAAATTCTATCTATTTGTCTTTGATAAACACAGCAAAAAAGAGTGGATGAGCGTGCTTGACTTTTTAAGTCCAAAAGTTTGGATAGCGCAGATAAAGTACTACATCTTTATGGGGCCGCACCCGCACTTAAGGGGCGTTTATAACCCATTGCAGTTTGCCTCATACTTCTTCTTTTACATCATCTTGGCACTCATCTGCCTAACTGGTCTAGTGCTTTACGCTCACGTTTATCACAATGGACTTGGCGGAGCGATATATGAGCCAGCGAGATACTTTGAAGAGCTTATGGGCGGACTAGCAAATGTTAGAACGATACATAGAATTTGCATGTGGATCATCATGATATTTGTGCCAATTCACGTTTATATGGCGATATTTAACGCCGTTAAAGGCAAAAATGGAGCGATGGACGCCATCGTTAGTGGCTATAAATTTGTAAAAGAACACTGA
- the pta gene encoding phosphate acetyltransferase encodes MKSCYIFSDKNLAYLQEIIATKFKKVEIFKITPDANDKKNLINLNEKEFFLKFIDKFEELKERSDFVIVVGCESFSLFGKSELNLKLARNLNAPVFDENASELRALNLNSKLLITDKFDEILSYKAEIITPFKFQSLLLKRAKAANKTVVLPESDDERILKAAHIVLEKGAANIILLGLESEISKKAATLGLDLSKAKVLNPAQNELTDEFAKKIYELRKHKGVDEAKANALAKDKIYFATMLIHEGIADALVSGATMSTADTIRPALQIIKTKPNVSVVSGAFFMALKEEILLFADCAVTPNPSADELASITLSSAQTASAFGLSPKIAMLSYSTADSGSGADVEFVKEAAKKASELNANLKIAAPIQFDAAVDLSVASKKMPNSDVAGQANVFIFPNLNCGNICYKAVQRSANALAVGPILQGLKKPVNDLSRGCLVEDVVNTILISAIQAGE; translated from the coding sequence ATGAAAAGTTGTTACATTTTTTCAGACAAAAATCTAGCATATTTGCAGGAAATTATAGCTACAAAATTCAAAAAAGTTGAGATCTTTAAGATAACTCCAGACGCAAACGACAAAAAAAATCTAATAAATTTAAATGAAAAGGAATTTTTTTTAAAATTTATAGATAAATTTGAAGAGCTAAAGGAGAGAAGCGACTTCGTCATAGTCGTTGGCTGTGAGAGCTTTAGCCTCTTTGGCAAGAGCGAGCTAAATTTAAAGCTAGCTAGAAATTTAAACGCTCCAGTCTTTGACGAAAACGCAAGCGAGCTAAGGGCGCTAAATTTAAACTCAAAGCTTCTAATAACTGATAAATTTGATGAAATTTTAAGCTACAAAGCCGAGATCATCACGCCATTTAAATTTCAAAGCCTGCTTCTAAAAAGAGCCAAAGCAGCAAACAAAACAGTCGTTTTGCCTGAAAGTGATGATGAGAGAATTTTAAAAGCAGCTCACATCGTGCTAGAAAAAGGTGCGGCAAATATCATCTTGCTAGGACTTGAGAGCGAAATTTCAAAAAAAGCAGCCACTTTGGGGCTAGATTTAAGCAAAGCCAAAGTGCTAAACCCAGCGCAAAATGAGCTAACAGATGAATTTGCAAAGAAAATTTATGAGCTAAGAAAGCACAAAGGCGTGGATGAAGCCAAGGCAAACGCGCTTGCAAAAGATAAAATTTACTTTGCCACGATGCTAATTCATGAAGGCATAGCTGATGCTTTGGTAAGTGGCGCTACGATGAGCACGGCTGATACGATCCGCCCAGCCCTTCAGATCATAAAAACAAAGCCAAATGTAAGCGTGGTAAGCGGGGCATTTTTCATGGCGCTTAAAGAAGAAATTTTACTCTTTGCAGACTGCGCCGTCACGCCAAACCCAAGCGCGGACGAGCTAGCTAGCATCACGCTAAGTAGCGCTCAAACAGCAAGTGCCTTTGGACTTAGCCCAAAGATCGCCATGCTAAGCTACTCAACTGCTGATAGTGGCAGCGGGGCTGATGTGGAGTTTGTAAAAGAGGCTGCCAAAAAAGCAAGCGAGCTTAATGCGAATTTAAAGATCGCAGCGCCAATTCAGTTTGACGCGGCAGTTGATCTAAGCGTGGCTAGCAAAAAGATGCCAAATTCCGATGTCGCTGGGCAGGCAAATGTCTTTATATTTCCAAATTTAAACTGCGGAAACATCTGCTACAAAGCAGTTCAGCGAAGCGCAAACGCCCTAGCAGTAGGCCCGATACTTCAAGGGCTAAAAAAACCAGTAAATGACCTAAGCCGCGGCTGCCTCGTCGAAGACGTGGTAAATACCATCTTAATAAGCGCGATACAAGCAGGAGAGTGA
- the flgH gene encoding flagellar basal body L-ring protein FlgH — protein MNYKKIWLVTFAGIFYTGCTPSADPHINMKPPVYVEQLPSKDSGSGQSNAGSLFGKGENPLFSDRKAMNVNDIVTIVISENASQISSGSKSTNKDSTISLGGGVFTAGAAPLSTVADNLNKYGDIGFKAGGGNKFTGSGTSNRSEKFTATISARIIKILNNGNYFIEGSRELLINGEKQIMQVSGVIRPYDISQNNEIDSKYIADAKILYKTEGELDKSTKKPWGTRLMEAIWPF, from the coding sequence ATGAACTATAAAAAGATTTGGCTCGTCACATTTGCGGGCATTTTTTACACAGGTTGCACCCCAAGTGCAGATCCTCATATCAATATGAAACCTCCAGTTTATGTCGAGCAACTCCCTTCAAAAGATAGTGGCAGCGGTCAAAGCAACGCTGGCAGCCTCTTTGGCAAGGGCGAAAATCCTCTTTTTTCAGATAGAAAAGCGATGAATGTAAATGACATCGTAACCATCGTCATCTCAGAAAATGCAAGTCAAATTTCAAGCGGCAGCAAAAGCACCAATAAAGATAGCACCATTTCGCTTGGCGGTGGCGTTTTCACAGCTGGAGCCGCACCACTTTCAACCGTGGCTGATAATCTAAACAAATACGGCGACATCGGCTTTAAAGCAGGTGGCGGCAATAAATTTACAGGTAGTGGCACTAGCAACAGAAGCGAGAAATTTACCGCAACCATCTCAGCTAGGATCATCAAGATCTTAAACAACGGCAACTACTTCATCGAGGGCAGCCGTGAGCTACTTATAAATGGCGAAAAACAGATCATGCAAGTAAGTGGCGTCATCAGACCTTACGACATCTCGCAAAACAACGAAATCGACTCAAAATACATAGCTGACGCCAAAATTTTGTATAAAACCGAGGGCGAGCTAGACAAATCAACCAAAAAACCTTGGGGCACAAGGCTTATGGAGGCTATCTGGCCATTTTAA
- a CDS encoding acetate kinase — MRILVLNSGSSSIKFQLFDMQTKTSLASGLVEQIGSSSSRAVLKANGEVYEVKRFIKDHHDGLEAMNELFTTSHTLHDLSELDGIGHRIVHGGESFFSSMIVDESVIKKIEEISPLAPLHNPGHLAGIKNAMKESKNVPHVVVFDTVFHQSMPEYAYRYALPYDVCKTHHIRKYGFHGTSHRYVCKQAAKMLGIEFDKFNAISLHLGNGASACAVQNGKSIDTSMGLSPLEGLIMGTRSGDMDPAVVIYLLNIGVLKWNEIDNFLNKKSGLFGICGSSDMREVVAKMQNDERAKLAFDMFCYRVKKYIGSYYAILGRVDALIFTGGIGENAPNTRQKICDDLKHLGIHINHELNFSNERGERCIDEEGAKIKTLIIPTNEELEIAIETARVIKERTL, encoded by the coding sequence ATGAGAATTTTAGTTTTAAACTCAGGTAGCAGCTCGATAAAATTTCAACTTTTTGATATGCAGACAAAAACGAGCCTAGCAAGCGGTCTAGTCGAGCAAATCGGCAGCTCTAGCTCAAGAGCGGTGCTGAAGGCAAATGGCGAAGTTTATGAGGTAAAACGCTTCATAAAAGATCACCACGACGGACTTGAGGCGATGAACGAGCTCTTTACCACCTCACATACACTGCACGATCTAAGCGAGCTTGACGGCATAGGACACAGGATAGTGCATGGTGGCGAGAGCTTTTTTAGCTCGATGATCGTTGATGAGAGCGTCATTAAAAAGATCGAGGAGATAAGCCCGCTTGCCCCACTTCACAACCCAGGCCACCTTGCTGGCATAAAAAATGCAATGAAAGAGAGTAAAAATGTCCCTCACGTGGTCGTTTTTGACACGGTTTTTCATCAAAGCATGCCAGAGTACGCCTACCGCTATGCCCTCCCTTACGACGTTTGCAAGACTCATCACATTAGAAAATACGGCTTTCACGGCACATCGCACAGATATGTCTGCAAGCAAGCAGCCAAAATGCTTGGCATAGAGTTTGATAAATTTAACGCTATCTCGCTTCACTTAGGCAACGGCGCCTCAGCTTGTGCTGTGCAAAATGGCAAAAGCATCGACACCTCGATGGGTCTTAGCCCACTTGAAGGGCTCATAATGGGCACAAGAAGTGGCGATATGGACCCAGCCGTAGTCATCTACCTGCTAAATATCGGCGTTTTAAAGTGGAACGAGATCGATAACTTTTTAAATAAAAAGAGCGGACTTTTTGGAATTTGTGGCTCAAGTGACATGAGAGAGGTCGTAGCTAAGATGCAAAACGACGAACGCGCAAAGCTTGCATTTGATATGTTTTGCTACCGAGTGAAAAAGTACATCGGCTCATACTACGCCATTTTAGGGCGTGTTGATGCGCTCATATTTACTGGCGGTATCGGCGAAAATGCGCCAAATACAAGGCAAAAAATTTGTGATGATCTAAAGCATCTTGGCATCCACATCAACCACGAGCTAAATTTCTCAAACGAGCGAGGCGAGAGGTGCATAGATGAAGAAGGCGCTAAGATAAAAACGCTCATCATCCCAACCAACGAAGAGCTTGAGATCGCCATAGAAACAGCCAGAGTGATAAAAGAGAGAACGCTTTAA
- a CDS encoding NINE protein, whose product MNANSIVLMLQDKLPKNFALLKMLEDKLASLDEKKLNELAQKLPSLNLKSPAIVFWVGSLIFGAFGVNRFMTGQIWLGVLKLALFLAHIIFIIIIAGAAIDAIGTATTNQDVQNAVVIIGANSFIISILGLVISIWWFVDLFITGKVVRSQNLEKILKAIDEQA is encoded by the coding sequence ATGAATGCAAATTCTATAGTTTTGATGTTGCAAGATAAGCTACCAAAGAACTTTGCCCTGCTAAAAATGCTAGAAGATAAGCTAGCCTCGCTTGATGAGAAAAAGCTTAATGAGCTAGCGCAAAAGCTGCCTAGCTTAAATTTAAAGTCGCCAGCCATTGTCTTTTGGGTGGGTAGCTTGATCTTTGGCGCTTTTGGCGTAAACCGCTTTATGACAGGGCAAATTTGGCTTGGAGTGCTAAAACTTGCCCTTTTTCTAGCTCACATTATCTTTATTATCATCATAGCAGGAGCTGCGATTGATGCCATTGGAACTGCCACAACAAACCAAGATGTGCAAAACGCCGTAGTGATCATCGGTGCAAATAGCTTTATAATTAGCATTTTGGGCTTAGTCATAAGCATCTGGTGGTTTGTCGATCTTTTTATTACCGGCAAAGTGGTGAGAAGTCAAAATTTAGAGAAAATTTTAAAAGCCATAGACGAGCAAGCCTAA
- a CDS encoding Mur ligase family protein, producing MSIFLSLSTVLFIFALAFYVITCFQWFSYRPERVLFHFTKPAWHVLFFIVPLVLFYTTGKWFFIYFYFALLPALYLWHKKLDKKLVFTGRIKHFFAILACAIILNYALNFIIHKAFLAPMPLFVLVVSLFFSEILEKIKFQGFKNRALKKLGANKELKIILITASYGKTSIKNFLFEILKDSFVCYKTPRSVNTMAGIIKDINENLSEQTQIYIAEAGARLKGDILEITKFLNPQIVIVGEIGAQHIEYFKTLDNIRATKLEALQSARLQMAFLHSSTKKEPSQNLEIYDENLKDINANLDGISFTLDGKNYASPLLGKFNATNLAVCIKVASYLKMSDEAIKEALSKMKNVEHRLSKIEAGGKLIIDDSFNGNFSGMSASYELVSTYSGRKVLLTPGIVESDAEQNANLAKVINEIFDLVIITSSLNAQTLLKHIVKPKIIILKDKNKMQEILAQNTHAGDLILFSNDAPSFI from the coding sequence ATGAGTATATTTTTAAGTCTAAGCACAGTTTTATTTATCTTTGCGCTTGCTTTTTATGTGATCACTTGCTTTCAGTGGTTTTCATATAGGCCTGAGCGCGTGCTCTTTCACTTCACAAAGCCTGCTTGGCACGTCCTTTTCTTCATCGTGCCTTTGGTGCTATTTTACACGACTGGCAAGTGGTTTTTTATCTATTTTTACTTTGCGCTTTTGCCAGCTCTTTATCTTTGGCATAAAAAACTTGATAAAAAGCTAGTCTTTACTGGCAGGATCAAGCACTTTTTTGCCATCCTTGCTTGCGCTATCATCTTAAACTACGCTTTAAATTTCATCATCCACAAGGCGTTTTTGGCTCCGATGCCACTTTTTGTCTTGGTTGTGAGCCTATTTTTTAGTGAAATTTTAGAAAAGATCAAATTTCAAGGCTTTAAAAACAGGGCGCTTAAAAAACTTGGCGCAAACAAAGAGCTAAAGATCATTTTAATCACCGCAAGCTACGGCAAAACGAGTATCAAAAATTTCTTATTTGAAATTTTAAAAGATAGCTTTGTCTGCTATAAAACGCCTCGCAGCGTAAATACAATGGCCGGCATCATCAAAGATATCAATGAAAATTTAAGTGAGCAAACGCAAATTTACATCGCAGAAGCAGGCGCTAGACTAAAGGGCGACATCCTAGAGATCACCAAATTTCTAAATCCACAAATCGTCATCGTTGGCGAGATCGGCGCGCAACACATTGAGTACTTTAAAACGCTTGATAATATCCGCGCGACAAAGCTTGAAGCACTTCAAAGCGCTCGCTTGCAAATGGCATTTTTACATAGCTCGACAAAAAAAGAGCCAAGCCAAAATTTAGAAATTTACGATGAAAACCTAAAAGATATAAACGCAAATTTAGATGGAATTTCATTTACGCTTGATGGCAAAAACTACGCCTCGCCGCTACTTGGTAAATTTAACGCTACAAATTTAGCCGTTTGCATCAAGGTCGCAAGCTACCTAAAAATGAGCGATGAGGCGATAAAAGAGGCGCTATCTAAGATGAAAAACGTCGAGCACCGCCTAAGCAAGATCGAGGCTGGCGGCAAGCTGATAATCGATGATAGCTTCAATGGAAATTTCTCAGGCATGAGCGCAAGCTACGAGCTAGTAAGCACCTACTCTGGTAGAAAAGTGCTGCTAACGCCTGGTATCGTCGAGAGCGATGCGGAGCAAAATGCAAATTTGGCCAAGGTAATAAATGAAATTTTCGACCTCGTCATCATCACAAGCTCGCTAAACGCCCAAACTCTGCTAAAACACATCGTAAAGCCAAAGATCATCATCCTAAAGGACAAGAACAAAATGCAAGAAATTTTAGCCCAAAACACGCATGCTGGCGATCTTATACTATTTTCAAACGACGCACCGAGTTTTATATGA
- a CDS encoding HyaD/HybD family hydrogenase maturation endopeptidase: MRVLVLGIGNVMFADEGIGVHFVNLMAKNYKFTSSKNELTLMDGGTLALALTHIISEFDYLIVVDCISANGASVGDVYFFDFLNVPNFISWDGSAHEIEMLQTLHLMELAGDRPTTKILGIVPSRIESSNFSLSDEVIKASNILEKTLLEHLKELDFKCEKVANFTLNDTIDDYAKKGLK; encoded by the coding sequence ATGAGAGTGCTAGTTCTTGGCATTGGCAACGTTATGTTTGCTGATGAGGGCATAGGTGTTCATTTTGTAAATTTGATGGCTAAAAACTATAAATTTACAAGCTCTAAAAACGAGCTTACTCTAATGGACGGGGGCACTTTAGCCCTCGCTCTAACTCACATAATAAGCGAATTTGACTATCTTATCGTCGTTGATTGCATTAGCGCAAATGGTGCAAGTGTGGGCGATGTTTATTTTTTCGACTTTCTAAACGTACCAAATTTTATCAGCTGGGACGGCTCAGCTCACGAGATCGAGATGCTTCAAACCCTTCATCTAATGGAGCTTGCAGGCGACAGGCCGACAACCAAAATCTTAGGTATCGTGCCTAGCCGCATAGAGTCATCAAATTTTAGCCTCTCAGATGAAGTGATAAAAGCTTCTAATATCCTAGAAAAAACGCTACTTGAACACTTAAAGGAGCTTGATTTTAAGTGTGAAAAGGTGGCAAATTTCACTCTAAACGACACCATCGATGACTACGCCAAAAAAGGTTTAAAATGA